CTTAGTCCCTTAAAGCTGCGCCCTGCCCGTTTCAGCTGTACATACTCGCCGATCACATCTTCAATGTTCAGCCGCGCGCGCACCTCCTCTTTGGCATCCATAGAATTTATTATATCACTCTTTACCTCTGTTATCGATTATGGTTAAATGGGATTATATGAATCCGCAAGACCCCTATCGTTCACTGCAAAACCCTCAACAGCCGCAGGGGTCTTCGTCGCTGCCGCCGGTTAATCCGGCGCCAAGCCAAAATTCGAATCAGAATCTACACGCCGCACCGAGCAACTCAGCGCCACAGCCAATACCGGAAATGACACCTCGGTCTCGGGCAGGCTATCCACAGTTGCAATCACTTCAGCCACGACCACAGTCGGCACAGCAAATACCGCAGCCAGCACAAACTCCATACCGTCCACAGCCATTGCAAGCACCATACCAACCGCAGTCGGCGCAAAATCCGATCCCAAGCCCGGGCTCAAGCCAAACACAATTTTCCAATCCAGCATTTAATAATCTCAATTCCCCAGCTCCAGCGGCAACGCCCGATGATTACACAACCGTCGACTATCTCAACCGAATCGCCCCGCTTGAGGAGCGCACCGTCAACCGGTTTGCTGTTTTTGGGCTGATTGGCGCTGTACTTACAGCGGTTGTCGTCATATTTATTGTTATCACAAGTAGTCAAGGCCCAAATTCCAATGAGATGCTTCTGCCTATATCGCAGCGCGTTGATACGCTTGGAACTGTCGCGAAAGCCGAAACTACAAAACTTGTGCAAATAGAGATTGCTGAAGCAAATGCTTCATTATCGTCCACGCTAACATCCATGAAAGCTCAGCTTGAGACTATTATGAAAAGTAAAAAAATAAAAACGGCGAATAGTGCTTCAGAGAAAAAATATCTAGAATCGATTGAGAAAAAACTCAACGACGCCCATCAAAAAGGAATTTTAGACCGCACATACACGACACAGATGACTTATGAATTATCATTGCTTAAAACGCAAATAAATAAACTAAAGCGCGCTACAAAAAATAAAGACATCACTGAATTCTGCGATGCGTCTATAAAAAATATTAATACTATCCTTGCCGCATACGATAAATTTAGCGCATCAAAACAATAGCTACCCGGCGACTAACCGATAGCTCAACCGCGCCAAATCTTTAATCTCGTCGTCGCTCAATTGCCCGCTGCAAATTATTGTAATCCAGTGTTTTTTGTTTAGATGATGCCCCGGCTGCACTGTTTCGTATTTCTGCTGTAAACGTAACGACAACTGCGGGTCACATTTTAGACTCACGCGCAGCGGCTGAGAGCCCTCGGCAATGAGCGCAAACATCTTTTCACGCTGCCCTGGTGCATCATTATGCCCAACCTTATATACCGCCGGCGATTCACCAAACGGGTAATCAAGCCATGCATCTGGCAAACTTAGCAAAAACGCCTCTAAGTCTTTATGTGTCATAGCCATTTTTTCCATACGAAATACCACACCATCAAAAGCGGCATAACAACAATCAATACCATGATGATCACAAACGCTGTATCGTCATGAAATGGCAGCTGCGAAAAATTCATGCCGCCAAGTCCAGTCAAAAACGAAATCGGCATAAAAATCGTTGTTACTAGTGTCAGGCGTTTCATGACATCGTTCATGCGATTTGACACCACCGATAAATACATATCAAGTGCGCTCGTTAGCAGATCGCGCATCGTATCAATCAGCTCGTGCGTACGCCAAGCGTAGTCGTAGCTATCGCGCGCGTACAATTCATAGCGCTCCTCAAACAGCTCATAACGCCCGCTGCTCAAACCGTTAAGCGTATTCATCAGTGACAATACTACTTTACGCAAGTCCGCCAACTGCCGCTTATACATAAATAGTTGCTGTACCTGCTTATGCTGCGGCGTACGAATCATCGTATCTTCTAGCTGATCGGTTACATCATCAATTTTATTCAAGATTGGCGTAAACTGCTCTACCGTGTACTGCAAAATGATTGACGCAATCAACGATGGTGTCAATGACTCGCGATGGCGCGTCTGTA
This portion of the TM7 phylum sp. oral taxon 349 genome encodes:
- a CDS encoding MmcQ/YjbR family DNA-binding protein, giving the protein MTHKDLEAFLLSLPDAWLDYPFGESPAVYKVGHNDAPGQREKMFALIAEGSQPLRVSLKCDPQLSLRLQQKYETVQPGHHLNKKHWITIICSGQLSDDEIKDLARLSYRLVAG
- a CDS encoding magnesium transporter CorA family protein encodes the protein METTALSDLWRDIETTEPNDRRKLAKELGLPDLQARVLVQDRQLSQAIEGDDWLLIQLELPEVKRRDVVLRNLTLLLGASQIVTIHAGALDAEITERVQTRHRESLTPSLIASIILQYTVEQFTPILNKIDDVTDQLEDTMIRTPQHKQVQQLFMYKRQLADLRKVVLSLMNTLNGLSSGRYELFEERYELYARDSYDYAWRTHELIDTMRDLLTSALDMYLSVVSNRMNDVMKRLTLVTTIFMPISFLTGLGGMNFSQLPFHDDTAFVIIMVLIVVMPLLMVWYFVWKKWL